Proteins from a single region of Andrena cerasifolii isolate SP2316 unplaced genomic scaffold, iyAndCera1_principal scaffold0399, whole genome shotgun sequence:
- the LOC143378121 gene encoding uncharacterized protein LOC143378121 yields MWLRAALITVLQLTTLLIGGTTPDTDFAIKEFQDHPGIYFENLGDLQIYRDSWKLILHLDISYIYRRESNLQAALYDILAQCKTPSTNNLQKFCKTFGTKIQSKVDRVTKFLTYVQQTISSAPKQRRGLIDGLGYIGKSLFGLMDSEDRKIINDQIGFLKRQDSRLKNTIKGQMQIVRANAELLNETIHNVQENEKTLLNATWQIQYLLQQTTDITRFRETIDENLILINSVAETLLRDTQDLLEFIMDIKKGVLNPQLMPPAQIITYLTSALAHIPQGLDFPIGIKLENMHVLYDILTLSAFSDTKSITVVLDIPLLSAKKFKLSKVHPVPTKVNDSFYAYIEPLDSYVVLDTSVQDYIQLSKQDLTECKTINELYLCTSNHPMFKAIPYGPCEVQLYTKLTQKPNNCKIRIMTLKHTILIELQQPGTWIYIAPKQIQLAVTCGDKNTNMYSIKDSGIITIRNKCTITTAEFTIETGKQYGIEKTWNYLPGYNLTLDEITFPQTTVNSYRHTNFELKRIIRHPEELNK; encoded by the exons atgtggttgcgagcagcctt gattaccgtcctacaattgacgacactactcataggaggaacaacccccgacacagacttcgctataaaagaatttcaagatcacccgggcatttacttcgaaaacttaggcgatctacagatttaccgggatagttggaaactaatactacacttagacatatcgtacatttaccgacgcgaatcaaatctccaggcagcactatatgacatacttgctcagtgtaaaacaccttctactaataacttacaaaaattctgtaaaacgtttggcacgaaaattcaaagcaaagtagaccgcgtaaccaaattccttacttacgtccaacaaaccataagctccgcaccaaaacagcgtcgcgggctaatagacggattaggttacataggcaaatcactcttcggactaatggattccgaagacagaaagaTAATCAACGACCAAATAGGCTTCTTAAAAAGACAAGACAGtagattaaagaatacaatcaaagggcaaatgcaaattgtaagagctaacgccgaacttctaaatgaaactatacacaacgtacaagaaaatgaaaaaacccttttaaacgcaacttggcaaattcaatacttactacaacagacgactgacattactagatttcgagagacaatagacgaaaacctcatactaataaatagcgtcgcggaaacactcctgcgtgacacacaagacttgttagaattcataatggatataaagaaaggagtccttaacccacaattaatgccaccggcacaaatcataacatacctcacttcagcactcgctcacatcccgcaaggattagacttcccgatcggaataaaactagaaaatatgcacgtcctatacgacatccttacactttccgcattttcggatacgaaatcaattaccgtagtactagatatcccattgttgagcgcaaagaaattcaaattaagcaaggtacacccggtacccacaaaggtaaacgattcgttctacgcgtatatagaacccctcgactcatacgtggtactcgacacctcggtgcaagattacatacaactaagcaaacaagacctaacagaatgtaaaactataaacgagctatatctctgcacctcaaaccatccaatgttcaaagcgataccatacggaccctgcgaagtacagttgtacacaaaattgacgcaaaaaccgaacaattgtaaaatacgaatcatgacactgaaacacacgatcctgatagaattacaacaaccgggcacatggatttatatcgcaccgaaacaaatacaactagcagtaacctgcggcgataaaaacacaaacatgtatagtattaaggactctggtataataacgataagaaataaatgtactatcactaccgccgaatttacgatagaaaccggaaaacaatacggaatagaaaaaacatggaactacttacctggttacaatttgacactagacgaaattacgtttccacagaccactgtaaattcgtaccgacataccaattttgaacttaaaagaataatcagacacccggaagaattaaataaa